One window from the genome of Camelus dromedarius isolate mCamDro1 unplaced genomic scaffold, mCamDro1.pat HAP1_SCAFFOLD_114, whole genome shotgun sequence encodes:
- the LOC135320691 gene encoding uncharacterized protein LOC135320691, whose amino-acid sequence MATLEKLAKAFESLKSFQRPPPPPPLPQPAPQPPPPQPSQPDPRPQPPQPPAQPPQPAPQPTPPQPVPPPPPPQAPRPQPPQPPAQPPQPAPQPTPPQPVPPPPQPSQPVPPPQPVPPPPQPPQPVTPPQPVPQPPQPSQPVPPLQPVPPPPQPSQPPPPPQPVPPPPQPLQPAPQPPQPQPSQRVPPPQPLQPAPQPPQPQPSQPVPLPQPVLPPPQPSQPPPPQPVPQPPQPPQPAPQPTPPQPVPPPPQPPQAVSPPPQPPQPAPHPQPPPPPAQPWVRSRCTDGRLK is encoded by the exons ATGGCGACCCTGGAAAAGCTGGCGAAGGCCTTCGAGTCCCTCAAGTCCTTCCAGCggccgccaccgccgccaccgctgcctcagccggcaccgcaaccgccgccgcctcagccctctCAGCCGGACCCGCGGCCTCAACCGCCACAGCCGCCCgcccagccccctcagccggcaccgcagccgacgccgcctcagccggtaccaccgccgccgccgcctcaggcCCCGCGGCCTCAACCGCCACAGCCGCCCgcccagccccctcagccggcaccgcagccgacgccgcctcagccggtaccgccgccgccgcagccctctcagccggtaccgccgcctcagccggtaccgccgccgccgcagccccctcagccggtaacgccgcctcagccggtaccgcagccgcctcagccctctcagccggtaccgccgcttcagccggtaccgccgccgcctcagccgtctcagccgccgccgccgcctcagccggtaccgccgccgcctcagccccttcagccggcaccgcagccgccgcagcctcagccctctcagcgggtaccgccgcctcagccccttcagccggcaccgcagccgccgcagccTCAGCCCTCTCAGCCGGTACCGCTGCCTCAGCCGGTACTGCCGCCACCTCAGCCGtctcagccgccgccgcctcagccggtaccgcagccgccgcagccccctcagccggcaccgcagccgacgccgcctcagccggtaccgccgccgccgcagccccctCAGGCGGTatcgccgccgcctcagccccctcagccggcaccgcaccctcaaccgccaccgccgcccgCCCAGCCGTGGGTCAGGAGCCGCTGCACAGACG gaaggttaaaataa